A part of Prolixibacteraceae bacterium genomic DNA contains:
- a CDS encoding 2,3,4,5-tetrahydropyridine-2,6-dicarboxylate N-succinyltransferase: MYNDYIKIIESAFEDRSLLQENETQACVREVIELLDQGKVRVAEKVDGEWIVNQWVKKAVLLYFPIQGMKTIEVGPLEFYDKIDLKRNYEALGVRVVPHAVARYGSFLSKGVILMPSYVNIGAWVGEGTMVDTWATVGSCAQIGKNVHLSGGVGIGGVLEPVGASPVIIGDNCFVGSRCIVVEGIQVGDGAVLGANVVLTKSTKIIDVTGDTEKEHEGYIPENSVVIPGTRTKKFPAGEFQVPCALIIGKRKESTDKKTSLNDALRDFGVSV; this comes from the coding sequence ATGTACAACGATTATATTAAGATAATTGAATCTGCATTTGAAGATCGTTCTTTATTACAGGAGAATGAAACACAGGCATGTGTAAGAGAGGTGATAGAACTTTTGGATCAAGGTAAAGTGCGTGTTGCAGAGAAGGTTGATGGCGAGTGGATCGTAAATCAATGGGTTAAGAAAGCAGTCCTTTTATATTTCCCTATTCAGGGAATGAAAACGATAGAAGTAGGACCATTGGAGTTTTATGACAAGATTGACTTAAAACGTAATTATGAAGCGTTAGGAGTTCGTGTAGTTCCTCATGCGGTTGCTCGTTATGGCTCATTCCTTTCGAAAGGTGTAATATTAATGCCTTCTTATGTAAATATTGGCGCATGGGTTGGAGAAGGAACAATGGTTGATACATGGGCAACAGTAGGAAGTTGTGCTCAAATTGGCAAAAACGTTCACTTATCAGGTGGTGTCGGTATCGGTGGTGTATTAGAGCCCGTAGGTGCTTCTCCAGTAATTATTGGAGACAACTGTTTTGTTGGTTCTCGTTGTATTGTTGTTGAAGGAATACAAGTTGGTGATGGTGCTGTATTAGGTGCAAATGTCGTATTGACAAAATCAACAAAGATTATTGATGTTACTGGTGACACGGAAAAAGAGCATGAAGGGTATATTCCTGAAAATTCTGTTGTAATTCCTGGTACACGTACAAAGAAATTCCCTGCAGGTGAATTCCAAGTTCCATGTGCATTAATTATTGGAAAGAGGAAAGAGTCTACAGATAAGAAGACTTCATTAAACGATGCTTTAAGAGACTTTGGTGTTTCGGTATAG
- a CDS encoding MBG domain-containing protein, with the protein MSKFMFALVLIYFMFSSIENKVLQAASFEEVEDSSMISTPLNHIQEEETESTKPILIIRAVEETRLYTQDNPTFRFTIVNDPTVPLTDIDVLPTATCAATRSSSEGDYEIMVTGGSDDVYDIQVQNSWLHVKKLISSDIELQVIGDIETAYAGTKIDIPYEFTPKYYKGTHNEIILNYEVIKMSVTYEDEYGNKVEPVNVGQYWYEVKFDDDNVIEGNKIFGFLTITKAPLEIGVTNVTKEQGKANPPIEYTFKGFVNGETKDVIDQLPTINNSVDKSTVQGSYDITLSGGKDDHYDIKTTNGKFTVTGPSVAVDFTMDDKNVTYNGTAHGVAVTITPSDFTYELTYNGSSKVPKEVGTYEVIAKCTDKRAGSNIGYTKKCVLVIQKATIYITAHNKECYFGEEIPPLTRSFDGFVGEDNSIAVSPSISCAANKGDSPGEYDIILVGGSDPNYNIHLTNGKLTIKNKKLVITFGQKEFEYDGEAKEMEVTTDPEGIAIEITYNDSHELPVASGQYTVMVKSLDPNYQGQEQITMAIWSRKEEMDVVNAIIDDGTNETLLRINNIDAYANNSLILYDRAGHMLFQSVQEYQNDYDLKPLHEGTYFYLFSYEFNGEKVYEKRFIELIRP; encoded by the coding sequence ATGAGTAAATTCATGTTTGCTCTAGTTTTGATCTACTTTATGTTCTCTAGTATAGAGAATAAAGTACTGCAAGCAGCCTCTTTTGAAGAGGTTGAAGACAGTAGTATGATATCTACCCCTTTGAACCACATCCAAGAAGAAGAGACGGAATCGACAAAACCGATATTAATTATCAGAGCTGTCGAAGAGACTCGTCTATATACTCAAGATAATCCAACATTTCGATTTACCATTGTGAATGATCCAACCGTACCTTTAACAGACATTGATGTATTACCTACAGCAACGTGTGCGGCGACGAGATCTTCTTCAGAAGGGGATTACGAGATCATGGTTACAGGTGGTTCAGATGATGTATATGACATACAAGTTCAGAACTCGTGGCTTCATGTCAAAAAATTAATTAGTTCTGACATCGAATTACAAGTTATAGGAGATATTGAGACAGCATACGCCGGTACTAAGATTGACATACCATATGAGTTTACACCTAAATATTATAAGGGTACTCACAATGAGATTATATTAAATTATGAAGTCATAAAAATGTCCGTAACCTATGAAGATGAATATGGTAACAAAGTAGAGCCTGTAAATGTAGGACAGTATTGGTATGAAGTGAAATTCGATGATGATAACGTTATAGAAGGGAATAAAATATTTGGGTTTCTTACCATTACCAAAGCTCCTTTAGAGATCGGTGTAACAAACGTCACCAAAGAACAAGGGAAAGCAAACCCTCCTATAGAATATACTTTTAAAGGGTTTGTAAATGGAGAAACAAAAGACGTTATTGATCAATTACCCACGATTAATAATAGTGTAGATAAAAGTACAGTACAGGGTTCTTACGACATTACACTTTCAGGAGGAAAAGATGATCATTATGACATCAAAACTACCAATGGTAAATTTACAGTCACAGGCCCATCTGTTGCAGTTGATTTCACTATGGATGATAAAAATGTGACTTATAATGGAACAGCCCATGGGGTCGCAGTAACTATTACACCATCTGATTTCACATATGAACTTACATACAACGGCTCATCTAAAGTTCCCAAAGAGGTCGGTACTTATGAAGTGATTGCAAAATGCACAGATAAGAGAGCTGGGTCAAATATTGGATATACAAAAAAATGTGTGTTAGTAATACAAAAAGCAACCATTTACATCACGGCTCATAACAAGGAGTGTTACTTTGGTGAAGAGATTCCCCCACTGACCCGTTCTTTTGATGGGTTTGTAGGTGAAGATAACAGTATCGCTGTATCTCCATCCATTTCATGCGCTGCCAACAAAGGAGACAGTCCCGGAGAGTATGATATAATATTAGTTGGAGGTAGCGACCCAAATTACAATATCCATTTGACCAATGGTAAGCTGACAATTAAGAATAAAAAGCTGGTGATTACATTTGGTCAGAAAGAGTTTGAGTACGATGGAGAAGCCAAGGAGATGGAAGTTACCACAGATCCAGAAGGAATTGCGATAGAAATAACATACAATGACAGCCATGAGTTGCCTGTAGCATCTGGTCAATATACCGTAATGGTTAAATCGTTAGATCCGAACTATCAAGGTCAAGAACAAATTACAATGGCAATTTGGTCTAGAAAAGAAGAGATGGATGTAGTAAATGCAATCATTGATGATGGGACTAACGAAACACTGCTTCGAATTAACAATATCGATGCATATGCGAACAACAGCCTTATACTATATGATCGTGCTGGTCATATGCTATTTCAGAGTGTACAAGAGTATCAAAATGACTATGATTTAAAACCACTTCATGAAGGGACTTATTTTTATCTCTTTAGTTATGAATTTAATGGTGAAAAGGTTTATGAAAAACGGTTCATTGAACTCATTCGACCGTAA
- a CDS encoding PorP/SprF family type IX secretion system membrane protein yields the protein MQCIKTTYNYFLLVLTLTICMLNIRVSHAQEKLNFNTIVDHIGLLNPSYTGKDTTVWIDAINTTQWSGFDGSPTTTTAYMHGHIQSIESVDRGEDVKKTLGFGFTIQSDKIGLRNNSTASIQLEAGVQLGSYTYLFFGLDGGSNLIRYDLGKMDAGVVTPVGDDRNEYFVGGGLTLEANYLTIGGSARRLISTNTETNNMVYYGHAEYMAMLPSFSLRPVGVVMYDVNKQLNWDAGLFAGFVRDKIWVGGVYHSNKSITGILRLHALKFFKLSYAYTLNTGELVNFAKNTHEFNVSIDIRNLWMKIFGIKHAVIIDDYLGDGDIGSQKNSIMNK from the coding sequence ATGCAATGTATAAAAACAACATATAATTATTTTCTTCTTGTATTGACACTTACTATCTGTATGTTAAATATAAGAGTAAGTCATGCACAAGAAAAGTTAAACTTCAATACGATTGTAGATCATATCGGTCTTCTCAATCCTTCGTACACAGGAAAAGATACCACAGTATGGATTGATGCCATCAACACGACCCAATGGTCTGGTTTTGATGGTTCACCTACAACCACAACAGCCTATATGCATGGTCATATTCAAAGCATCGAATCGGTAGATAGAGGTGAGGATGTAAAGAAGACACTTGGCTTTGGTTTCACCATCCAGAGTGATAAAATAGGATTGCGTAATAATTCAACCGCATCGATACAATTAGAGGCAGGTGTTCAGCTAGGAAGTTACACCTATCTCTTCTTCGGTCTTGATGGAGGTTCTAACCTTATTCGATACGACCTAGGTAAGATGGATGCGGGAGTGGTTACACCAGTTGGAGATGATAGAAATGAATATTTTGTTGGAGGGGGATTAACACTTGAAGCCAACTATTTAACAATAGGTGGATCTGCAAGGCGTCTTATTTCAACCAACACAGAGACCAATAACATGGTATACTACGGACATGCAGAATATATGGCCATGCTACCAAGTTTTAGTCTACGGCCTGTAGGAGTAGTAATGTATGATGTAAATAAACAGTTAAACTGGGATGCAGGACTTTTTGCAGGGTTTGTTAGAGATAAAATTTGGGTGGGAGGAGTCTATCATAGCAACAAATCTATAACAGGAATATTAAGACTCCATGCATTAAAATTCTTTAAGCTTTCTTATGCCTATACTTTAAATACGGGTGAACTAGTCAATTTTGCAAAGAATACCCACGAATTTAATGTATCTATTGATATTAGAAATCTATGGATGAAAATATTCGGAATCAAACATGCAGTAATTATCGATGATTATTTGGGAGATGGAGATATTGGATCTCAAAAAAACTCGATAATGAACAAATAA
- a CDS encoding phosphoribosylformylglycinamidine cyclo-ligase, which yields MTTESRYNQRGVSASKEDVHNAIKNVDKGLYPKAFCKIIPDILGGDDTHCNIMHADGAGTKSSLAYMYWKETGDLSVWKGIAQDALIMNIDDLLCVGAVDNILLSSTIGRNKNLIPGEVIKEIIEGTETLCQELSSQGVRIHPTGGETADVGDLVRTIIVDSTVTARMKRSDVISADNIKDGNVIVGLSSFGTATYEKEYNGGMGSNGLTSARHDVFANYLAEKYPESYDQQVPADLVYSGSKSLTEKVEELGIDVGKLVLSPTRTYAPIVKEILEKYRSDIFGMIHCSGGAQTKVLHFVDNVHVVKDQMFDIPPLFKIIQEESKTPWEEMYKVFNMGHRFELYVNPEVADKIIEISKSYHVDAKIIGHVTSFEGKKVTIKSEFGTFAYS from the coding sequence ATGACAACCGAATCTAGGTACAACCAGAGAGGCGTTTCAGCATCCAAAGAGGATGTACATAATGCAATTAAGAATGTGGATAAAGGCCTTTACCCAAAAGCATTCTGTAAGATTATACCTGATATTCTTGGTGGAGATGACACTCACTGTAATATTATGCATGCAGATGGAGCTGGGACCAAATCCTCACTGGCCTATATGTATTGGAAAGAGACAGGAGATCTTTCTGTTTGGAAAGGGATAGCCCAAGATGCACTGATCATGAATATTGACGATCTACTTTGTGTAGGTGCAGTAGATAACATTTTACTTTCATCTACCATTGGTCGTAACAAAAACCTTATCCCTGGAGAAGTCATTAAAGAGATTATTGAAGGAACCGAGACCTTATGTCAAGAGCTTTCGAGCCAAGGAGTAAGAATACACCCTACAGGTGGAGAGACTGCCGATGTCGGAGATCTTGTAAGAACAATTATTGTTGACTCTACAGTTACGGCTCGCATGAAACGAAGTGACGTAATTAGTGCCGATAACATTAAAGATGGCAATGTCATTGTTGGTCTATCTTCATTCGGAACCGCAACTTACGAAAAAGAGTACAATGGTGGTATGGGTTCCAATGGATTAACCTCTGCACGTCATGATGTCTTCGCGAACTATCTAGCAGAGAAATACCCAGAAAGCTACGACCAACAAGTTCCAGCAGATCTAGTATACTCGGGAAGCAAATCGTTAACGGAGAAAGTAGAAGAGTTAGGTATCGATGTAGGTAAACTAGTGCTATCCCCTACCCGAACTTATGCACCGATAGTAAAAGAGATATTAGAGAAATACCGTTCTGATATATTTGGAATGATCCACTGTTCCGGAGGAGCTCAAACCAAAGTATTACATTTTGTGGATAATGTTCACGTGGTGAAAGACCAAATGTTTGACATACCACCTCTATTTAAAATTATCCAAGAAGAGAGTAAAACACCTTGGGAAGAGATGTACAAAGTATTCAACATGGGCCATCGATTCGAGCTATATGTCAACCCTGAAGTGGCTGATAAAATCATTGAAATCTCCAAATCATACCATGTCGATGCAAAGATTATTGGTCATGTAACATCTTTTGAAGGAAAAAAAGTGACTATTAAATCTGAATTTGGTACTTTTGCATATTCTTGA
- the prfA gene encoding peptide chain release factor 1 codes for MLEKFEAIKMRFEEVGKQITDPSIISDMKRYVKLNQEYRRMEDLVQAFEDYQRIVNNINEAKELIAEESDEDMKEMAREELSENEALVAPKEQEIKMLLVPADPEDAKNAIIEIRGGTGGDEAAIFAGDIFKMYSKYAEKKGWRVEVTNSNEGTLGGYKEIVMKISGENVYGTMKFEAGVHRVQRVPQTETQGRVHTSAATVAVLPEAEEFDIDLRESDIRKDTYCSSGPGGQSVNTTYSAIRLTHIPTGIVVTCQDQKSQLKNLAKAMVELRTRIYNMEHQKYLDEISSKRKTMVASGDRSAKIRTYNWPQGRVTDHRINLTLYSLQNIINGDIDEIIEKLRMEENSERLKESEL; via the coding sequence TTGCTTGAAAAGTTTGAAGCGATAAAGATGCGATTCGAAGAGGTAGGAAAACAAATTACCGACCCTTCTATAATCTCTGACATGAAAAGATATGTAAAGCTAAACCAAGAGTACCGACGTATGGAGGATCTTGTGCAAGCTTTTGAAGATTATCAACGTATCGTCAACAATATCAACGAAGCCAAAGAACTTATTGCTGAAGAGAGCGATGAGGACATGAAGGAGATGGCTCGTGAAGAGCTTTCTGAGAACGAAGCATTGGTAGCTCCAAAAGAACAGGAGATCAAAATGCTATTAGTTCCTGCTGACCCAGAGGATGCAAAGAATGCCATCATAGAGATTCGTGGTGGAACAGGAGGAGATGAAGCAGCTATATTTGCTGGCGACATCTTCAAAATGTATTCTAAGTATGCAGAGAAGAAAGGCTGGAGAGTTGAAGTAACCAATTCCAATGAAGGCACCCTTGGTGGATACAAAGAGATCGTAATGAAGATCTCTGGAGAGAATGTATACGGAACAATGAAATTCGAAGCTGGAGTTCATCGTGTACAACGTGTCCCTCAAACAGAAACACAAGGACGTGTACATACTTCTGCTGCAACGGTTGCTGTTCTTCCTGAAGCGGAAGAATTCGATATTGATCTAAGAGAAAGTGATATCCGTAAAGATACTTACTGTTCTTCTGGACCTGGTGGACAGAGTGTAAACACCACCTATTCGGCGATTCGTTTAACACATATCCCTACAGGTATTGTGGTTACTTGTCAAGATCAGAAGTCACAGCTAAAGAACTTAGCAAAAGCAATGGTCGAGCTACGTACTCGTATCTATAACATGGAGCATCAGAAATACCTAGATGAGATTTCATCTAAACGTAAGACGATGGTCGCTTCAGGAGATAGATCAGCAAAGATTCGTACTTATAACTGGCCTCAAGGGCGAGTAACAGACCACAGAATCAATCTTACTCTTTATAGTCTTCAAAACATTATCAATGGAGACATTGATGAGATTATCGAGAAACTAAGAATGGAAGAAAATTCAGAACGTCTAAAAGAGAGCGAATTATAA
- the pyrF gene encoding orotidine-5'-phosphate decarboxylase: MNSQELFEQIKKKRSFLCVGLDTDKTKIPEHLLDTDDPIFEFNKAIVDATHDLCVAYKPNLAFYESEGIDGLKSLEKTVKYIRENYPELFLIADAKRGDIGNTSKMYAKAFFEHMNFDSVTVAPYMGEDSVTPFLSYENKWVILLALTSNKGAFDFQFMEEDGTRLFEKVLETSKKWGTPENMMYVVGATKAESLSDIRKIIPESFLLVPGVGAQGGSLTEVAKYGLNDKCGLLVNSSRGIIYAGKDEDFTLFARGEAMKVQSEMSSLLEEKGLI, encoded by the coding sequence ATGAATTCACAAGAACTATTTGAACAGATTAAAAAGAAAAGATCTTTCCTATGTGTTGGTTTAGACACGGATAAAACTAAAATCCCTGAACATCTATTAGATACTGATGATCCTATCTTCGAGTTTAATAAAGCGATTGTAGATGCAACCCACGACCTATGTGTGGCATACAAACCCAACTTAGCATTTTACGAAAGCGAAGGAATCGACGGATTGAAGAGTTTAGAGAAGACAGTAAAATATATTCGTGAGAACTACCCTGAGTTATTTCTTATCGCCGATGCAAAAAGAGGTGACATAGGAAACACCTCTAAAATGTATGCAAAGGCATTCTTTGAACACATGAATTTCGATTCTGTAACAGTCGCACCATATATGGGAGAAGACTCTGTTACTCCATTCTTGTCTTATGAAAACAAATGGGTTATTCTTCTTGCCTTAACCTCAAACAAAGGAGCATTTGACTTCCAATTTATGGAAGAGGATGGAACTCGTCTTTTCGAGAAGGTACTAGAAACATCAAAGAAGTGGGGAACACCTGAAAATATGATGTATGTTGTCGGTGCTACAAAAGCAGAGAGCCTTTCTGACATCCGTAAGATCATCCCTGAAAGCTTCTTGCTTGTCCCTGGTGTTGGAGCACAAGGAGGTAGTTTAACAGAAGTTGCCAAATATGGTCTAAATGACAAATGTGGTCTTCTAGTAAACTCTTCAAGAGGAATCATTTATGCTGGTAAAGACGAAGACTTTACTCTTTTCGCTAGAGGAGAAGCAATGAAAGTACAAAGTGAAATGTCATCTCTATTAGAAGAGAAAGGGCTGATCTAA
- the nhaD gene encoding sodium:proton antiporter NhaD translates to MIAFNVMIAVFVLGYLGIVLEHNTKINKAAAALIMGGLLWAIYALFGTEILGLDYSSSWHHYLHSGGEKNGLVDFIVHHELVEHLYEISAILFFLLGAMGIVEIVDSFQGFRVITDQIKTRNIVKLIWVISILTFFMSAVLDNLTTTIVMVTLIRKILDNKENRWFFASMIVLSANAGGAFSPIGDVTTIMLWIGGQVTSTHIITSLFIPSLVSMLIPLFIASIVLKGKREEPQLEESETREYTTPGERKLIFFAGIICLLFVPVFKTVTHLPPFIGMLLGLGVMWFVSEVMIQKKPHDDQRKLSVIKTIHKLDTPTILFFLGVLLGVSALTSAGQLDMMAELMDKHIGDIYGINIAIGFLSSIVDNVPLVASAMGMYEVAGADAVGYLTNFVQDGQFWSFLAYCAGTGGSILIVGSAAGVAAMGMEGITFGWYFKKISWIAAIGYLAGAFTYMFCNGVF, encoded by the coding sequence ATGATCGCATTTAATGTCATGATCGCTGTCTTTGTATTAGGCTACCTTGGTATTGTACTAGAACACAATACTAAAATCAACAAAGCAGCGGCAGCTCTCATTATGGGAGGCCTACTATGGGCAATTTACGCACTATTTGGAACTGAAATTTTAGGCTTAGACTATAGTAGTAGCTGGCATCATTATCTTCATTCCGGTGGAGAAAAAAATGGTTTAGTTGACTTCATTGTTCACCACGAATTGGTGGAACACCTATACGAAATTTCAGCTATTCTATTCTTCCTTTTAGGAGCAATGGGTATTGTTGAAATTGTTGACTCATTTCAAGGATTTCGCGTCATTACAGACCAGATAAAGACTCGAAATATTGTTAAGCTTATATGGGTTATTTCAATATTAACATTCTTCATGTCCGCCGTATTAGATAACCTAACAACTACAATTGTCATGGTTACCCTAATTCGTAAAATACTTGATAACAAAGAAAATCGTTGGTTCTTCGCATCCATGATTGTTCTAAGTGCCAACGCAGGTGGTGCATTTTCACCCATCGGTGATGTCACAACCATTATGCTATGGATTGGAGGACAAGTAACATCAACTCATATTATCACATCTCTATTCATCCCGAGTTTGGTAAGTATGCTAATACCTCTATTCATCGCCTCTATAGTATTGAAGGGTAAGAGAGAGGAACCACAACTGGAAGAATCTGAAACAAGAGAATATACAACTCCGGGAGAGCGAAAACTAATCTTCTTTGCTGGAATCATCTGCCTGTTATTTGTTCCTGTTTTTAAAACAGTCACACACCTGCCTCCTTTCATTGGTATGTTATTAGGCTTAGGAGTAATGTGGTTTGTATCAGAAGTAATGATCCAAAAGAAGCCTCATGATGACCAACGTAAATTAAGTGTAATCAAGACTATTCACAAACTGGATACACCAACCATCCTATTCTTCTTAGGAGTACTACTAGGGGTATCTGCACTTACATCTGCAGGTCAACTTGATATGATGGCCGAATTAATGGACAAACATATTGGAGATATTTACGGTATCAATATCGCCATTGGGTTCTTATCTTCGATTGTAGATAACGTACCATTGGTAGCTAGTGCCATGGGTATGTACGAAGTGGCAGGAGCTGATGCAGTTGGCTACCTAACAAACTTTGTTCAAGATGGTCAATTTTGGTCTTTCCTTGCATACTGTGCAGGTACAGGAGGATCAATCCTTATCGTCGGTTCTGCAGCAGGAGTAGCAGCCATGGGAATGGAAGGAATCACTTTTGGGTGGTACTTCAAAAAGATATCATGGATTGCAGCTATTGGATACTTAGCAGGTGCTTTCACCTATATGTTCTGTAACGGCGTATTCTAG
- a CDS encoding GNAT family N-acetyltransferase: MKYCTKAQSKEHIELASHIEFTAFKEAGGLYDERHAKLYANLAIDLIKDGSYSIIYKEVAHACYTPITIDSAPELKCYVLAPLAVLPGFQRQGLASELMDIAERELNPDVVFIAGEKHHYGRRYNAPHKIGIPAESEMPLENWFAKVFTPGILDGIESTSSISGPYADPFVWSHPAEQFK; encoded by the coding sequence ATGAAATACTGTACAAAGGCTCAAAGTAAAGAGCATATCGAATTGGCCTCACATATAGAGTTTACTGCATTCAAAGAAGCAGGAGGGTTATATGATGAAAGACATGCAAAACTGTATGCCAACTTGGCTATAGATTTGATTAAAGATGGTAGTTACTCGATTATTTATAAAGAGGTGGCTCATGCTTGTTATACACCTATTACTATTGATTCTGCACCAGAGTTAAAATGTTATGTTTTAGCACCACTAGCTGTTTTGCCTGGATTTCAACGACAAGGATTGGCAAGTGAACTTATGGATATTGCTGAGAGAGAACTTAATCCTGATGTTGTGTTTATCGCTGGCGAAAAACATCATTATGGTAGAAGATATAATGCACCACATAAAATTGGTATCCCTGCAGAATCGGAGATGCCTCTTGAGAACTGGTTTGCTAAAGTATTTACTCCAGGAATTCTGGATGGTATTGAATCAACATCATCTATTTCAGGACCATATGCAGATCCATTTGTGTGGAGTCACCCTGCAGAACAGTTTAAATAG
- the rsgA gene encoding ribosome small subunit-dependent GTPase A, protein MCINQTVRGRVVEKQYDRYNIKIGADIYNASLKGAIYFDENGGEVIPCVGDWIEAIDLDGHFIITEVFERKNCIMRQSVGRSSRSQILAVNIDYVFVVLGLDGGRNYSDRLLERLMLVAWNSGATPIIVLNKSDQNSISDLVKCQAETIAPGVDILVTSTIEGTGINAILSYLEQEKVGVFIGPSGVGKSTITNFLMKEELQKTSKVKRSNKRGRHTTTSSYMFELESGAYVIDSPGLRDVQSWADNDDVDKLFEEISTISDECKFRDCTHQGEPGCAVQEQLEEGYITPERYDSYLQLKREIDFWDRKRSEKSFAGERQYDKNFTKLKQKMMKHKFIG, encoded by the coding sequence ATGTGTATTAATCAGACTGTTCGTGGTCGTGTTGTGGAGAAGCAATATGATCGATATAATATTAAGATAGGTGCTGATATATATAATGCAAGTCTTAAAGGAGCTATCTATTTTGACGAAAATGGTGGTGAAGTTATTCCATGTGTTGGAGATTGGATTGAAGCAATTGATTTAGATGGACATTTTATAATAACAGAAGTCTTTGAGCGTAAGAATTGTATTATGCGACAGTCTGTAGGTAGATCTAGCCGTAGTCAGATATTAGCAGTGAATATAGATTATGTTTTTGTTGTATTAGGATTGGATGGAGGTAGAAACTATTCAGATCGCTTGCTTGAGAGGTTGATGTTGGTTGCTTGGAATAGCGGTGCAACACCTATTATTGTTCTGAATAAATCGGACCAAAATAGTATATCTGATTTAGTGAAGTGTCAGGCAGAAACGATTGCTCCTGGAGTTGATATTTTGGTGACAAGTACTATTGAAGGTACTGGTATCAATGCTATTTTGAGTTATCTAGAGCAGGAGAAGGTAGGGGTGTTTATCGGTCCTTCAGGTGTTGGGAAGTCAACAATTACTAATTTCTTAATGAAAGAAGAGTTGCAAAAAACATCTAAAGTCAAAAGGAGTAATAAGAGGGGAAGACATACCACGACTTCATCCTATATGTTCGAGCTAGAGAGTGGGGCTTATGTGATTGATTCTCCTGGCTTAAGAGATGTCCAGTCATGGGCAGATAATGATGATGTAGATAAGCTGTTTGAGGAGATATCCACGATCTCTGATGAGTGTAAATTTCGTGATTGTACACACCAGGGAGAACCAGGGTGTGCTGTGCAAGAGCAACTAGAAGAAGGTTATATAACTCCTGAAAGGTATGATAGTTATCTGCAATTAAAGAGAGAGATTGACTTTTGGGATCGTAAGAGATCTGAGAAATCCTTTGCTGGAGAGAGACAATATGATAAGAACTTCACAAAGCTGAAGCAGAAGATGATGAAGCATAAGTTTATCGGATGA
- a CDS encoding RNHCP domain-containing protein — translation MTRNKILRNNPLESFICCSCGKAVAPLSIGGNHRNHCPHCLCSLHVDITPGDRRSSCRGAMVPIGIYVQKNNEWSIIHKCNKCGVTRLNRIAADDNELLLLTIALKPVLNLPFTSDSIISLLNELGIKKGAENVY, via the coding sequence ATGACACGAAATAAAATATTAAGAAACAATCCATTAGAGTCTTTTATTTGTTGCTCTTGTGGTAAAGCTGTTGCTCCATTATCGATTGGAGGGAACCATCGTAACCACTGTCCACACTGTTTGTGTAGTTTGCATGTAGATATCACTCCTGGCGACCGTCGGTCTAGTTGTCGAGGTGCAATGGTTCCAATAGGTATATATGTACAGAAAAATAATGAGTGGTCTATTATTCATAAATGCAACAAATGTGGTGTGACGCGATTAAATCGGATTGCAGCAGATGATAATGAATTATTGTTGTTAACAATTGCATTAAAACCAGTATTGAATTTGCCATTTACTTCAGATTCAATTATCTCTTTATTGAATGAATTAGGGATAAAGAAAGGAGCTGAGAATGTGTATTAA
- a CDS encoding TetR/AcrR family transcriptional regulator yields MDKRKQIIDSATKLFSEQGFENTSISAICKMANVSNGLVFHHFKNKNELLREIFSSTTGIVVKMIEEYEEQSEGMDPKVRLRQHIERIFHQMEEDKEFFQLYLSVMFYPTTRLILIDLIEERSDILLGFAERLLKGVHHEKSSILKYMFTSELDGIAINYIYKTDEYPLETVKEQMIQRYTS; encoded by the coding sequence TTCTGAACAAGGATTTGAGAATACTTCTATATCCGCGATCTGCAAAATGGCGAATGTTTCTAATGGACTTGTATTCCATCATTTTAAGAATAAGAATGAGCTTTTGAGAGAGATCTTTAGTTCTACAACAGGCATTGTTGTTAAGATGATTGAGGAGTACGAAGAGCAAAGTGAAGGGATGGATCCGAAGGTTCGGTTAAGACAGCATATTGAAAGAATATTTCACCAGATGGAAGAAGATAAAGAGTTCTTTCAGCTCTATTTGAGTGTAATGTTCTATCCGACAACACGGTTAATATTGATTGATCTGATTGAAGAGCGTTCAGATATCCTATTAGGTTTTGCTGAGAGATTATTAAAGGGGGTACATCATGAAAAGAGTAGTATTCTTAAATATATGTTCACCTCAGAATTAGATGGTATAGCGATAAACTATATCTATAAAACGGATGAATACCCTTTGGAAACAGTAAAAGAACAGATGATCCAAAGGTATACATCATAA